Genomic window (Synechococcus sp. LA31):
CCCCGCGAGCGGCAGAAGGCGATGGCGCTGGAGGTGACGCGGCAGCGCCACGGCGACGCGGCGGCCCAGCAGGCCCAGGCCGATGCCGGCAAGCTGGTGGGTGGTGCCAGCGGCAGCGGCGCCGCGGATGCGGAGGTGCCAGAAGCCTCGCTGGAGGGGGTGAACTTTCCGGCTAAGGCCTTTTATCTGCTCAGCGCGGTGGGCATCTGCGCCAGCAGCAGCGAAGCGCGCCGCCAGATCCAAGGCGGCGGCGTGAAGCTCGATGGCGAGAAGCTCAGCGATCCCAATCAGGAATTTGCAGGGCCCGATCAATTGGCCGGCAAGGTGCTGCAGCTGGGCAAAAAAACCTTCCGGCGTTTGGTGCCGGGCTGAGGCTCAGAGGTTGCGGAGCACCTCCAGATCTTCTGCATCCAGTGGTGTGGGAATGCTGTGTTTCAGCTGATTGGTGAAACCGCCGTCTTTGCTGAGCACCGTGAGTAGGTAGAGCCGCCCGGGGCCTGGGTTCTCCAGGTCGTGGAGGGCCTCCTCGGGCACCACCACCACATCCCCACTGCGGGCGGTGATGGACCGATCGTCGACGTGAAAGATCACCCCGCCTCGCAGCACGAAGTACAGCTCAACTGCCTCTTGATGGCGGTGGGGCGGCACCCGATCACAGGGGTCGTGCACTTCGAGGAACACCGTGCAGCCACCGGCGTCGGTGTTGTTCAGCAAAGCCAGGCGACAGTGGTCGTTGCTGCTGAGCCGGAAGCCTTGGAGCTCCTCGGGATGCAGGATCCGTGGCAGCATCGAGCAAGGATCGGGTACGGCCTTCCCATCGTGGTGGTGGAGCCGGAGGGCTGCCACCAGCCTTCGTAGCCTGAGATGTCTTGCATGCGCTCGATTCCGCGTGAACAGCTCAGCCGCCGATCGGATCATCGTGGCTCTCGATGGCATGGCCCCCGAGCAGGCCTTGGCCTTTGCGGCGGCGGTGCCCCAGTTGCGCTGGGTGAAGGTGGGGCTGGAGCTGTTTGTGGCGGGCGGCCCGGATGTGGTGCGGCAGCTGCGCGATCAGGGCAAGCGGGTGTTTCTGGATCTGAAATTTCACGACATCCCCGCCACCATGGCCGGCGCCTGCCGCAGTGCCGCGCGCCTCGGGGCGGAATTGATCACCGTGCATGCCTGTGCGGGCAGCGAAGCCCTTGGTGCTGCCCAGGTTGCAGCCTCTGAATCGGCGGCAGCAGCGGGGTTGATGCCGCCCACCCTGCTGGCGGTCACGGTGCTCACCAGCTGGGACCCCCAGCGCTTTGGCGCTGAGCTGGCCATTGAGGAGCCGGTGAGGGATTACGTGCCGCGGTTGGCTCAGCTGGCGGCTCAGGCGGGCATTGGCGGTTGTGTGTGTTCTCCGCTGGAGGTGGCGGCGCTGCGGGCGGCTCACCCCGACCCGTTTGCCCTGGTGACCCCTGGTATTCGTCCTGCCGGCGCTGCTCTGGGCGATCAACAGCGGGTGATGACGCCAGCCCAGGCCATCGCTGCTGGCTCCAGTCAGCTGGTGATCGGCCGGCCGATCACAGCCGCACCAGACCCGGCCGCTGCATTCGCTGCCTGCTGCGCCGACCTTCTGGCTTAAGGGCGGTGGCGGTCTTCAGGCCGCCAGGCTTCCTTGAGGCACCAATTCGGCGTAAAGGCGCTCCAGCTCGTCGATGTTGCGGGTGAGGGTGTAGCGCTCGAGGGCACGCTGGCGGGCGCGGCGGCCTAATTCGGCGGTAAGTACAGGTTGATCACGCAGCACCGGCAGCAGCGTGCGCAGCTGGGTGGTGACCCCCTGGGTGCTGATCACGATGCCAGCGCCGCCCTCCAGCACCTCCCCATCAGCGCCCGCATCGGTGGCCACGCAAGCGGTGCCGCTGGCCATCGCCTCCAGCAGCGCCAGGCTCAGCCCCTCCACCAGAGATGGCAAGAGGAACACCTCCGCCATTTGCAGAAGTGCCAACCGCTTGGATTGATCGGGTTCATGCCCCCACCAGTGCACGTTGATCTCGCGGCCGTAGCTCTGCATCAGCGATTGGCGCACGGGCCCGTCGCCCACAACCACCAGGGTGCAGCCCGCCAGTTGCACCAGCCGCCAGGCGCGCAGCAGCGCCTCCACGTTTTTCTCTGTGGCGATGCGGCCCATGTATAGGAACACCCGTTGGCCAGCGAAGCGCCGCCGCAGCTCCAGCAGCTCAGGGGATTCGGTGCTGGGCAGGCTGGGTTTCCATTGCTCGGGATCCACGCCGTTGGGGATCACGGCGAGGCGGCTGGCCGGCACCCCCAGGCGCATCAGCACGTCCGCCTGGAGATCCGAGAACACCACCACGCGGTTGTAGCGGGCTAGTGAGGGGGCATAGAGCTGATACGTGAGCTGCTGGGTGCCTGAGCTGAGGTTGCGCAGCGCCGCATCAAACGGGGGGTGGAAGGTGGCGACCAGAGGTAGCCCCAGCTGCTGGCAGAGATCGGGCAGGCGGAAATCCAAGGGGGAGAGGGTGAGGCTGGCGTGCACCAGATCCGGCCGCAGCCGCTCCAGCGACTCCCTCAATTCCCGCTGCGCTCCCGGTGAGGGGATGGTGTACACCTGCGACTTCACCAGGTAAGGCAGGGCTACTTCCAGGCTGGGATCGCTGCTCTCAATCGACCGGCCCAGGCTTCCGGCCGGTGTGTCGAAATGAATGAAGCTGATGTCGTGGCCGCGTTGCTTCAGGGCTGCTGTGGTTGCAAGCCCATAGGTGACGTTGCCGCAGAACGGTGACTTCTTGCCCAGCCAGGCGATGTGGGGCACGCAGCGGCGGGTGTCCGATGTCTGACGCTAGCAGCGTTCCCAGGGCCGCTCCAGAAGTGCTGCCACCATCGCCAGGGCTGCCAGGGCCCAGAGCACCGGCAGCAGCCCGTAGCGGCTCACCACCGTGCCGGCCAACACCAGCGGCAGGCTCAGGGCGATGTTGATCAGGTTGTTCTGCAGGCCAAACACCTTGCCGCGCATTGCTTCTGGGGTGTCCTCCTGAATAGTCGTCTGTGCGGGGATAGCGAGCAGCGCCGCGCCTACACCGAGCACGGCGCAGAGGGTGAGCGTGGGTGTGAGGTCGCCGCGCAATTGGCCGAGCAGAACCAGGCTCCAGGCAATCGTGCCCAAGCCCGCCGAGGCCAGCCGGCGGCGGTTGAAACGATGCCCAACCTGCGCTACGGCCACGGCCCCCACGGCCAGACCGATGCCGCTCATCGCCAGCAGCGTGCCGAACTGGGTGGGGCCGAGCGAGGCGATTGCGGAGGCCAGGCTGATGGCGAGAACATAAAGAGCGGCCAGAAGGCTGTAGAGCAACACCAGCTGCAACAGGGCGCTGCGCACACTGGGGCGCTCCCGCAGCACCTGCA
Coding sequences:
- a CDS encoding cupin domain-containing protein, which translates into the protein MLPRILHPEELQGFRLSSNDHCRLALLNNTDAGGCTVFLEVHDPCDRVPPHRHQEAVELYFVLRGGVIFHVDDRSITARSGDVVVVPEEALHDLENPGPGRLYLLTVLSKDGGFTNQLKHSIPTPLDAEDLEVLRNL
- the pyrF gene encoding orotidine-5'-phosphate decarboxylase, whose translation is MAPEQALAFAAAVPQLRWVKVGLELFVAGGPDVVRQLRDQGKRVFLDLKFHDIPATMAGACRSAARLGAELITVHACAGSEALGAAQVAASESAAAAGLMPPTLLAVTVLTSWDPQRFGAELAIEEPVRDYVPRLAQLAAQAGIGGCVCSPLEVAALRAAHPDPFALVTPGIRPAGAALGDQQRVMTPAQAIAAGSSQLVIGRPITAAPDPAAAFAACCADLLA
- a CDS encoding glycosyltransferase family 4 protein, with the protein product MPHIAWLGKKSPFCGNVTYGLATTAALKQRGHDISFIHFDTPAGSLGRSIESSDPSLEVALPYLVKSQVYTIPSPGAQRELRESLERLRPDLVHASLTLSPLDFRLPDLCQQLGLPLVATFHPPFDAALRNLSSGTQQLTYQLYAPSLARYNRVVVFSDLQADVLMRLGVPASRLAVIPNGVDPEQWKPSLPSTESPELLELRRRFAGQRVFLYMGRIATEKNVEALLRAWRLVQLAGCTLVVVGDGPVRQSLMQSYGREINVHWWGHEPDQSKRLALLQMAEVFLLPSLVEGLSLALLEAMASGTACVATDAGADGEVLEGGAGIVISTQGVTTQLRTLLPVLRDQPVLTAELGRRARQRALERYTLTRNIDELERLYAELVPQGSLAA